A section of the Thermotoga caldifontis AZM44c09 genome encodes:
- a CDS encoding carbohydrate ABC transporter permease — MAKYIKWLFLIVMLFLYMLPVYYSIASSFKSLKEIYSYPPTIFPKNPTLQGYREALQKQDMITYLRNTLFVASIATVITVLICVMGGYGLAKGTFIGKLALNRLVVLTLFVTAQVIMVPLFVIIRRLGLINNLWGLILPAVYTPTGMFTAIQYMKDIPDEFLESAKIDGASEWTIFWKIVFPLSKPLVAALAIFSFTWRWNDFVLPLLVVNRRSLYTLQLALAVIQGEYGGVPWNTILAFSTMTIIPTLIIFLLFQRFFMRGITAGGLKY, encoded by the coding sequence ATGGCCAAGTACATAAAGTGGTTGTTTCTGATCGTCATGCTCTTTCTCTACATGCTTCCGGTTTACTATTCGATCGCCTCTTCGTTCAAGAGTCTGAAAGAGATATATTCGTACCCACCGACCATCTTCCCGAAAAATCCGACGCTTCAAGGTTACAGGGAAGCGCTTCAAAAACAGGATATGATCACATACCTGAGGAACACACTGTTTGTCGCATCGATCGCAACGGTCATAACCGTTTTGATCTGTGTCATGGGTGGCTACGGACTGGCGAAAGGTACGTTCATCGGCAAACTCGCCCTCAACAGGCTCGTGGTTTTGACACTCTTCGTGACGGCTCAGGTCATCATGGTGCCGCTGTTTGTCATCATCAGGAGGTTGGGGTTGATCAACAACCTCTGGGGTTTGATCCTGCCAGCCGTGTACACACCCACGGGTATGTTCACGGCGATTCAGTACATGAAGGATATACCGGACGAGTTTCTCGAAAGCGCGAAGATCGACGGCGCCAGCGAATGGACCATATTCTGGAAGATCGTGTTTCCGCTCTCCAAACCACTCGTCGCAGCGCTGGCGATTTTCTCTTTCACTTGGAGATGGAACGACTTCGTGCTTCCTTTGCTGGTGGTTAACAGAAGGAGTCTTTACACCCTCCAGCTCGCACTCGCCGTGATCCAGGGAGAATACGGTGGAGTACCTTGGAACACGATTCTCGCTTTCTCAACGATGACCATCATCCCGACACTGATCATATTCTTACTGTTCCAGAGATTCTTCATGCGTGGTATCACCGCGGGAGGCTTGAAGTACTGA
- a CDS encoding carbohydrate ABC transporter permease — protein sequence MKRLINSRFIFAIPALVFLFIFVLLPIFSIFVMSFFSWDLLNPPKFAGWSNFARLLEDKWFWNSIWVSIKLLIMTVPLCFFIPLALAVCLYRETTSSKILRAFFYWPYMMPAVAGTTMFKWLLSYDLGLLNYILKSLGFSPVAWLLKPTPALFAISLLRTWGMTGLLMMMFITGLQSVPEEFHEAARVDGANRWQTFWYVTFPLLKNTNLLVLTTAIAHVFRDFAGVYVLTGGGPGYSTMVTPLYIYSTAFTQWRIGYAYAMSVVFLLISFVIAVFTLRARER from the coding sequence ATGAAAAGACTGATCAACAGTCGATTCATTTTTGCGATACCTGCTTTAGTCTTTCTGTTCATATTCGTCCTGCTTCCGATTTTCAGCATCTTCGTGATGAGCTTTTTCAGCTGGGACTTGCTCAACCCGCCGAAGTTCGCAGGCTGGTCAAACTTCGCCAGATTGCTCGAAGACAAATGGTTCTGGAATTCCATATGGGTTTCAATAAAACTCTTGATCATGACGGTTCCGCTGTGCTTCTTCATTCCCCTCGCGCTGGCGGTGTGTCTGTACAGGGAGACCACTTCTTCTAAGATTTTGAGAGCGTTTTTCTATTGGCCCTACATGATGCCAGCAGTCGCAGGTACGACGATGTTCAAATGGCTCCTGTCGTACGATCTTGGCTTGCTCAACTACATCCTGAAATCCCTCGGATTCAGTCCCGTTGCTTGGTTACTCAAGCCAACCCCGGCACTGTTTGCGATCTCGCTGCTGCGAACCTGGGGTATGACGGGCCTTTTGATGATGATGTTCATCACAGGACTGCAGTCAGTGCCTGAAGAGTTTCACGAAGCTGCGAGAGTCGACGGCGCGAACAGATGGCAGACGTTTTGGTACGTAACGTTCCCACTTCTGAAGAACACGAACCTGTTGGTTTTGACGACAGCCATCGCCCACGTCTTCAGAGATTTCGCTGGTGTCTACGTCTTGACGGGTGGAGGACCCGGTTACTCGACGATGGTCACGCCACTGTATATTTACAGCACGGCGTTCACCCAGTGGCGAATAGGCTACGCCTACGCCATGTCTGTCGTGTTCCTGTTGATTTCCTTCGTGATCGCAGTCTTCACGCTTCGTGCACGTGAGCGCTGA
- a CDS encoding ABC transporter substrate-binding protein, translated as MKWVKWVLLLAMLLSISVMASKIKLVVWCGGGTEREGLEAAIAEYKKQNPDVDFELVDVPYAQYEQKVRLGIMSGDLPDLVTITYPYAPGYMQYMIDLRPYIQKYLGITPEKYLDAMYDVAAVRIVDTNGEIRYVPLHFTMQCLWVNADYFKKAQVPFPPFGGRSDPWTWEEFVEVLRKVKQANNLPYAMSMQRTAERLFNYLGIRGVKILDENLDFTLDKDPRAKKVLEEFVNLFKENLMVPAEWIAAQDPNMAFTGGLTAVLWAGSWSTLDLLKAEKNFVPAYLPKDVEWLSCEGGRFFGAFKTGKKDREEAAAKFALWVGWKNLGYDIYLKKTYHMSAYEEHEVDYDREIMKQVQAVCGRLAEVTPNWVVTVRNSTIYSRLQTPIVNQISAVIAGQISLDEAIKNLRKEYDKLVAELGGKK; from the coding sequence GTGAAGTGGGTTAAGTGGGTCCTTCTGCTCGCCATGCTGTTGAGCATCAGCGTGATGGCCAGCAAGATCAAGCTGGTCGTGTGGTGCGGAGGCGGTACAGAGAGGGAAGGCCTTGAAGCAGCCATCGCGGAATACAAGAAGCAAAATCCAGACGTAGACTTCGAGCTTGTCGATGTTCCGTACGCGCAGTACGAGCAAAAGGTGAGACTCGGTATCATGAGCGGTGATCTGCCGGATCTCGTCACCATAACCTATCCGTACGCTCCTGGTTACATGCAGTACATGATCGACCTCAGACCTTATATCCAGAAGTATCTCGGAATCACACCGGAGAAGTACCTGGACGCAATGTACGATGTTGCTGCTGTGAGAATCGTCGATACCAACGGTGAGATCAGGTACGTGCCGTTGCACTTCACGATGCAGTGTCTCTGGGTGAATGCGGACTATTTCAAGAAAGCGCAGGTTCCTTTCCCGCCCTTCGGTGGCAGATCTGATCCGTGGACCTGGGAAGAGTTCGTCGAGGTGCTGAGAAAAGTGAAGCAAGCGAACAATCTACCTTACGCCATGTCCATGCAGAGAACTGCCGAAAGGTTGTTCAACTACCTCGGAATCAGAGGTGTGAAAATCCTCGACGAGAATTTGGATTTCACACTGGACAAAGATCCAAGAGCCAAAAAGGTGCTCGAAGAATTCGTGAACTTGTTCAAAGAAAACCTCATGGTTCCCGCAGAATGGATCGCCGCACAGGATCCCAACATGGCCTTCACGGGTGGCTTGACTGCGGTGCTCTGGGCCGGAAGCTGGAGCACGCTCGATCTGCTCAAGGCTGAAAAGAATTTCGTACCTGCATACCTGCCGAAGGATGTTGAGTGGCTGAGCTGTGAGGGTGGCCGCTTCTTCGGCGCCTTCAAGACGGGTAAGAAAGACAGAGAGGAAGCCGCCGCCAAGTTCGCGCTCTGGGTTGGCTGGAAAAACCTCGGTTACGATATCTATCTGAAGAAGACTTACCACATGTCTGCATACGAAGAACACGAAGTGGACTACGATAGGGAGATCATGAAACAAGTCCAGGCTGTTTGTGGAAGACTCGCAGAGGTGACGCCCAACTGGGTTGTCACGGTACGCAACTCCACGATCTATTCGAGACTACAGACACCGATCGTGAACCAGATCTCGGCCGTCATAGCTGGACAGATCAGTCTCGACGAAGCCATAAAGAATCTCAGGAAAGAGTACGATAAGCTCGTCGCCGAGCTGGGTGGCAAGAAATGA
- a CDS encoding alpha/beta hydrolase, producing the protein MRFVDCKTVGSSLPIFLKGGEVGVLFVHGFTGSPHDFTYVAEKVHEAGFTVSVPRLPGHGTCGEDFLTSDARDWLRRAFDAYYDLKAICREVHIAGLSMGGVIAIILASVLKPRKLITLAAATHTRSNRIKLAWLVGLFKDRIPKQNVQPLEDPDMEFLNREYWSYEWPKQAAELYKLIRMSRKAVKQIVSDTLVIAARNDELVPLEAAQFIYNNVQSERRKLLIFEKSGHVLTNDVEKEAVAEAIVNWLIS; encoded by the coding sequence ATGAGATTCGTTGATTGTAAGACTGTCGGCAGTTCGTTACCCATCTTCCTCAAGGGTGGAGAAGTGGGGGTGCTGTTCGTTCACGGCTTTACAGGTTCTCCGCACGACTTTACCTACGTGGCTGAGAAAGTTCACGAAGCGGGCTTCACCGTGTCTGTGCCGCGCTTACCCGGGCACGGCACGTGCGGGGAAGATTTTTTGACCAGTGACGCACGCGATTGGCTCCGTAGAGCGTTCGACGCGTACTACGATCTGAAAGCGATCTGCAGGGAGGTACACATCGCAGGTTTGTCGATGGGTGGTGTGATAGCGATCATTTTAGCCTCTGTGCTGAAGCCAAGGAAACTGATCACGCTGGCTGCAGCGACCCACACGCGCAGTAACCGGATAAAACTCGCGTGGCTCGTTGGATTGTTCAAAGACAGAATTCCAAAACAGAACGTGCAACCACTCGAAGATCCAGATATGGAATTTCTCAACAGAGAATACTGGTCCTACGAATGGCCAAAACAGGCTGCGGAGCTGTACAAACTCATCAGGATGTCAAGAAAAGCAGTGAAGCAGATCGTTTCCGATACGCTCGTGATCGCTGCACGTAACGACGAGCTCGTACCTCTCGAAGCCGCGCAGTTCATATACAACAACGTGCAGTCTGAGAGGAGGAAGCTTTTGATCTTCGAAAAATCTGGCCACGTTCTCACGAACGACGTTGAAAAAGAAGCAGTGGCAGAAGCAATCGTGAACTGGTTGATATCCTGA
- a CDS encoding EamA family transporter: MSWKVVLAGVCVSLIFGFSFLFTKNALDYVKPLTFLSYRFFVASLFFLFLLLSRAIRLGKKPYWKLWKLIVFQPILYFLFETIGLQRINASEAGMIVALIPILVNVLAIFLLKEKGDRYHYVLLLSSFIGSVLIVGFNLTKEALLGKVSMLIAMVSAALYTILARKLSREFEPHEISFSMMISGFVFFTIVSKLSGEFRLVLNVHTISAALYLGVLSSAVAFFLHTYMVKQAPSILVSLFSNLTTVVACLAGVLFRNERLGLQQILGVVIVLVSLLVMAYRNREKKVDAMQEDAEKTLEEDINSAIHVALLRKDLLLTPHAYERMIERNVSFEELKELLESKSSRAFMQKNGRIKISNGSIEAVLQPSGKVLYLVTVMRKRREWL; encoded by the coding sequence GTGAGCTGGAAGGTGGTCCTGGCGGGCGTCTGCGTCTCGCTCATCTTCGGATTTTCCTTTCTCTTCACAAAGAACGCGCTCGATTACGTGAAACCCCTGACCTTCCTTTCTTACCGTTTCTTCGTCGCGAGCCTCTTTTTTCTTTTTCTTCTGCTTTCCAGAGCGATAAGGCTTGGGAAAAAGCCATACTGGAAACTGTGGAAATTGATCGTCTTCCAGCCCATCCTGTATTTCCTTTTCGAAACGATAGGCCTTCAAAGGATCAACGCGTCCGAGGCGGGTATGATCGTTGCCCTGATACCGATTCTTGTGAACGTGCTTGCCATCTTTCTGCTGAAAGAAAAAGGTGATCGGTACCACTACGTGTTGCTACTGAGCAGTTTTATAGGAAGCGTGTTGATAGTGGGTTTCAATCTCACGAAAGAAGCTCTCCTTGGCAAGGTCTCGATGTTGATTGCGATGGTTTCCGCAGCCCTTTACACGATCCTCGCGAGGAAACTGTCGAGAGAGTTCGAACCGCACGAGATCAGTTTTTCGATGATGATCTCAGGATTTGTCTTCTTCACCATTGTGAGCAAACTGAGCGGTGAGTTCAGACTCGTTCTCAACGTTCACACCATCTCGGCGGCGCTGTATCTCGGCGTACTCTCTTCCGCCGTGGCGTTTTTTCTGCACACCTACATGGTGAAACAGGCACCATCGATCCTTGTGAGCCTTTTTTCGAACCTGACGACGGTCGTCGCCTGTCTGGCGGGTGTGCTGTTTCGGAACGAAAGACTAGGCCTGCAGCAAATCCTCGGTGTAGTGATAGTTCTGGTCTCTCTGCTCGTGATGGCTTACAGAAACCGTGAAAAGAAAGTCGATGCTATGCAGGAAGATGCTGAAAAAACTTTGGAAGAAGATATCAACAGTGCTATTCACGTTGCGTTGCTGAGAAAAGATCTGTTGCTCACCCCGCACGCGTACGAAAGGATGATCGAACGAAACGTGAGCTTTGAAGAGTTGAAAGAACTGCTCGAATCGAAGAGTTCGCGTGCGTTCATGCAGAAGAACGGAAGGATCAAAATAAGCAATGGATCGATCGAAGCCGTGCTTCAACCTTCAGGGAAGGTACTGTATCTTGTGACTGTGATGAGAAAAAGACGAGAATGGCTCTGA